One stretch of Rosistilla oblonga DNA includes these proteins:
- a CDS encoding Lpg1974 family pore-forming outer membrane protein, translating to MKVWASICLGLVSVSFCNADSGQPIETGILGAEDGGLWQQHLQRMEQLDQMVESLSQRLAAKESESSVRYQPKRPRVPSSSLTRPGWNASVDYLNWTVRRRGLDYAITTDDSTRAVGAGDVHNVEYGSDSGIRAGLHYTTATGWEIGFRYTYLDIDATSSAESPTAGNMWATRSHPNENEEARRASASANLDYDVFDLELRRWFLINRVAAIQFLGGLRWASIDQNLRIDYDGDDFSDGQVFNNGQMDGFGVRLGALGQWQMSHGLSLFARGAGTLAYGKFENRLLETNREGADTIVDVTDRYEQALPAIEAAVGLSWRSDYIELACGYELTNWFDLSDRSMFVDSAHEGAYSPKSTNLLLDGLFARMAFQF from the coding sequence ATGAAGGTTTGGGCAAGCATTTGTCTAGGGTTGGTTTCTGTTAGCTTCTGCAACGCCGATTCAGGGCAGCCGATCGAGACAGGCATTCTTGGTGCCGAAGACGGCGGACTTTGGCAGCAGCATCTGCAACGGATGGAGCAGCTGGACCAGATGGTCGAAAGCCTGAGCCAGCGTTTGGCGGCGAAGGAATCTGAAAGTTCGGTTCGCTACCAACCGAAACGCCCTCGTGTCCCAAGCAGTTCATTGACGCGGCCCGGTTGGAATGCGAGCGTTGATTATTTGAACTGGACCGTTCGCCGTCGCGGGCTAGATTACGCGATAACAACCGACGATAGCACGCGTGCAGTAGGTGCTGGCGATGTCCACAATGTCGAGTATGGAAGCGATTCGGGGATTCGTGCGGGACTGCATTACACGACCGCAACCGGATGGGAAATCGGATTTCGATACACCTACTTGGACATCGATGCCACGAGTTCTGCTGAATCACCAACTGCGGGAAATATGTGGGCGACTCGCAGTCATCCCAACGAGAACGAAGAGGCACGCAGGGCGAGCGCATCGGCTAACCTCGATTACGACGTCTTCGATCTCGAGCTGCGACGCTGGTTTCTGATCAATCGCGTGGCGGCAATTCAATTCTTGGGAGGCTTGCGTTGGGCGTCGATCGACCAAAATCTGCGGATTGATTACGACGGCGACGACTTCTCCGATGGACAGGTGTTCAACAATGGGCAGATGGATGGCTTCGGCGTTCGTTTGGGGGCGTTGGGGCAATGGCAGATGTCGCATGGGCTGAGCCTGTTTGCTCGCGGTGCCGGAACGCTTGCCTACGGAAAGTTTGAGAATCGTCTGCTGGAGACCAATCGAGAAGGTGCCGACACGATTGTCGATGTCACCGATCGTTATGAGCAAGCGTTACCTGCGATCGAAGCTGCCGTGGGGCTCTCTTGGCGCTCCGATTACATCGAACTCGCGTGCGGATATGAACTAACAAATTGGTTTGACTTGTCCGACCGATCGATGTTCGTCGACAGCGCTCACGAAGGCGCTTATTCCCCCAAATCGACGAACCTGTTGCTCGACGGTCTGTTTGCCAGGATGGCGTTTCAGTTCTAG
- a CDS encoding YebC/PmpR family DNA-binding transcriptional regulator — MGRSFEVRKVSMAKTAGQKSKLYSKYGKQLYVLAKNSGADPTANPSLRSLIDKAKREQVPAHVIEKALEKASGGGGEDFSLARYEGYGPGGCAVIVDCLTDNNNRTITDVRNCFTKTSSKLGAPGSVAHSFDHLAVLRFPGDSADQVLEILLGADVDVVDVECEEGQITVFAPATEFNNAKQAMLEAKPELEFDVDEITFVAQTNTDISPADLPMFEKFINMLNDCDDVQDVYHNAILPKE, encoded by the coding sequence ATGGGAAGAAGCTTTGAAGTTCGCAAAGTGTCGATGGCCAAAACAGCGGGACAAAAGTCCAAGCTGTATTCAAAATACGGCAAGCAGTTGTACGTTCTTGCGAAAAACAGCGGCGCCGATCCAACGGCAAATCCCTCATTGCGCAGTCTGATCGACAAAGCGAAACGCGAGCAGGTGCCGGCCCATGTGATCGAGAAGGCGCTCGAAAAAGCGTCCGGTGGCGGCGGCGAGGACTTTTCGCTGGCACGCTACGAAGGTTATGGTCCCGGCGGATGCGCGGTCATCGTCGATTGCTTGACCGATAACAACAACCGCACGATCACCGACGTTCGTAATTGCTTTACCAAAACCAGCTCCAAGCTGGGTGCTCCCGGCTCGGTCGCCCACTCTTTCGACCATTTGGCCGTGCTGCGGTTTCCAGGGGATAGCGCCGACCAGGTGTTGGAGATCCTGTTGGGTGCGGACGTCGATGTCGTCGACGTCGAATGCGAAGAAGGGCAGATCACGGTGTTTGCTCCCGCGACCGAGTTCAATAACGCCAAGCAGGCGATGCTCGAAGCGAAGCCGGAGTTGGAGTTCGATGTCGACGAGATCACTTTCGTCGCTCAAACCAACACCGACATCAGCCCCGCCGACCTGCCGATGTTCGAAAAGTTCATCAACATGTTGAACGATTGCGACGACGTACAAGACGTCTACCACAACGCGATCTTGCCGAAAGAGTAG
- a CDS encoding GntR family transcriptional regulator, whose translation METTYPKRTVSAASLRKVQKQSVSDDVETQLRGAILSGAIAAGETLAEAQLATQLGVSRASVRQAKFQLAQEGLLEFDSRGTARVRTLTEQDVREIVEFREVLDVAAVRLATTRITPQQIAKLKSLIDQIQREPDLLQLTMLDIAFHDQILQAAANSRLLAAWQLLRPQLQLWLAGMHRLHNRVVADTQDETARSHQQLLDAIQLGDCDLCEQLARRHANGLRSRLIDVQATPPSNGASDE comes from the coding sequence ATGGAAACTACTTACCCCAAACGGACGGTGTCTGCGGCTTCGCTGCGGAAGGTTCAAAAGCAATCGGTCAGCGATGATGTGGAAACTCAGTTGCGGGGCGCGATCCTTTCGGGAGCGATCGCGGCGGGAGAGACGCTTGCCGAAGCCCAACTGGCCACTCAGTTGGGCGTCAGTCGCGCGTCGGTTCGTCAAGCGAAGTTCCAACTGGCGCAGGAAGGGCTGCTGGAGTTCGACAGTCGCGGGACGGCGCGGGTGCGTACGCTGACCGAGCAGGATGTTCGCGAGATCGTTGAATTCCGCGAGGTCCTGGATGTCGCGGCGGTTCGATTGGCGACCACGCGGATCACGCCGCAGCAGATTGCGAAACTGAAATCGCTGATCGATCAGATTCAACGCGAACCCGATCTGTTGCAGCTCACGATGCTCGACATCGCCTTTCACGATCAAATCCTGCAAGCAGCCGCGAACTCGCGGTTGTTGGCGGCGTGGCAACTGCTGCGTCCACAATTGCAACTGTGGTTGGCCGGAATGCATCGCTTGCACAACCGCGTCGTTGCCGACACGCAAGACGAAACCGCTCGCTCGCATCAACAGCTATTGGACGCGATCCAATTGGGCGATTGCGATCTCTGCGAGCAACTTGCCCGCAGGCATGCCAACGGGTTGCGGTCGCGCTTGATCGATGTCCAGGCAACGCCCCCAAGCAACGGAGCCTCCGATGAATAG
- a CDS encoding PSD1 and planctomycete cytochrome C domain-containing protein produces the protein MNRTFRVRISCWIARIGRSATLAFHIGFGIVACCLVGEIGAAEVRFNEDVRPILAEHCLHCHGPDEAERQGDLRLDLESAAKEVAIVPGAPDQSLLIERLITEDADLRMPPAETGKPLSSAQVETLRQWISGGAKYQGHWAFEPIRKPEVPSVQGDALTEIDRFVVSQLEARGLQLAPVVSRPQLIRRASLDLIGLPPTWEEVQAFVNDPAADAFARVIDRLLESPRYGERWGRHWLDIARYADTHGGAAIGFKRFPFSYTYRDYVINAFNADLPYDRFVTEQLAADQLGLGENDPALAALGFLTVGMQFRNPHDVIDDQIDVVTRGLMGLTVACARCHDHKYDPIPTADYYSLYATFASSTRPGLLPTVGMPDDTPAYQAYQIELQKRQIAATNMRRDQTQVMRSRLRMQVAMYLRELAKGTPEQDLSAAFLSYRTDDLRPLVLNRWRDYLAELPANDPVFGPWKQLSSVAADDFAARCQELLQVWKTENGDPATFANQHALASATPKWNPRVLAAIEAQPPTSPVELADVYGKMFAELNRQWLQALLDVSLGAVEGVAVITDEDGRYEPINSAVNAQLRRHLYEPGTPTAMDDELASTLLNRTVRDNLNGKEGAIHGLQLSDAGSPPRAMVLTETVPDQPFRIFVRGNPISRGEVVEPHFLTALTSATATPSIFPDGKRRRTLAESIVDPNNPLSRRVFVNWVWQQHFGRGLVRTPDDFGTRSQPPTHPELLDYLASTFLASGGSLKQLHRQIMLSQVYQQGSVENLEARNADADNKLLWRMPRRRLDLEAMRDSMLAVSGELDVAKIGGRPFELLSHPAVPRRSVYGFVNRDIVSSLASTFDVADANTCTAQRPETTVPQQTLFALNSPFIQDRAAAFAKLSVDIEDRATRVAAMYQRAFGRPPSHEERQAATEFLGDAASDAGTWDQLAHVLLASNEFVFVD, from the coding sequence ATGAATAGAACATTCCGTGTTCGTATCTCTTGTTGGATCGCTCGGATCGGACGCTCGGCAACGCTTGCGTTTCACATCGGGTTCGGGATCGTCGCCTGTTGCCTGGTCGGCGAGATTGGCGCGGCGGAAGTTCGTTTCAATGAAGATGTCCGACCGATTCTGGCCGAACATTGTTTGCATTGTCACGGCCCCGACGAAGCTGAACGGCAAGGGGATCTGCGATTGGATCTCGAATCGGCGGCCAAGGAAGTTGCGATCGTACCGGGGGCTCCCGACCAGAGTCTTTTGATCGAACGGTTGATCACCGAGGATGCCGATCTGCGGATGCCGCCAGCGGAGACGGGCAAGCCGCTGAGTTCTGCGCAAGTCGAAACGCTACGGCAATGGATCTCCGGGGGGGCCAAGTACCAAGGGCACTGGGCGTTCGAACCGATTCGGAAACCCGAGGTTCCCAGCGTGCAAGGGGATGCGTTGACGGAGATCGACCGCTTTGTGGTCTCCCAATTGGAAGCGCGCGGTCTGCAGCTTGCGCCGGTGGTTTCGCGACCTCAGTTGATTCGCCGAGCCAGTCTCGACCTGATTGGTTTGCCGCCGACGTGGGAAGAGGTGCAGGCATTTGTCAACGATCCCGCCGCCGATGCGTTCGCGCGGGTGATCGATCGGTTATTGGAATCGCCAAGATATGGCGAACGCTGGGGGCGGCATTGGTTGGACATCGCCCGATACGCCGACACCCATGGCGGAGCGGCGATCGGTTTTAAGAGGTTTCCATTTTCCTATACCTACCGCGATTATGTGATCAACGCATTTAACGCCGATCTCCCTTATGATCGCTTTGTCACCGAACAATTGGCCGCCGACCAATTGGGGTTGGGCGAAAACGATCCCGCGTTGGCGGCACTCGGATTCCTGACCGTGGGGATGCAGTTCCGCAACCCGCACGATGTGATCGACGACCAGATCGATGTTGTCACCCGTGGGCTGATGGGGCTGACCGTCGCTTGCGCCCGCTGTCACGATCACAAATACGACCCGATTCCCACCGCCGACTACTATTCGCTGTATGCGACCTTCGCCAGTAGCACCAGGCCCGGCTTGCTGCCAACCGTAGGGATGCCCGATGACACGCCGGCATACCAAGCCTACCAAATCGAACTGCAAAAACGTCAAATCGCGGCGACCAATATGCGTCGCGATCAGACTCAGGTCATGCGCAGCCGGCTGCGGATGCAGGTTGCGATGTATCTTCGCGAGCTAGCCAAAGGAACTCCCGAGCAAGATCTTTCGGCGGCCTTCCTCTCCTACCGCACCGACGATCTGCGTCCCTTGGTCCTGAACCGCTGGCGCGATTATCTGGCGGAGTTGCCGGCGAACGATCCTGTCTTTGGACCGTGGAAACAATTGTCCAGCGTAGCGGCGGACGATTTTGCGGCCCGCTGCCAGGAACTGCTGCAGGTTTGGAAAACAGAGAACGGTGATCCGGCGACCTTCGCGAATCAACACGCGTTGGCATCCGCCACGCCGAAATGGAATCCTCGAGTTTTGGCGGCGATCGAAGCGCAACCACCGACGTCGCCTGTGGAGTTGGCGGATGTCTACGGCAAGATGTTTGCTGAGCTGAATCGTCAGTGGCTGCAAGCTTTGTTGGACGTCTCGTTGGGAGCGGTCGAAGGCGTGGCGGTAATCACCGACGAAGACGGCCGCTACGAACCGATCAACAGCGCGGTGAATGCTCAATTGCGGCGGCATCTTTACGAACCGGGAACGCCGACGGCGATGGATGATGAACTCGCGTCGACTTTGCTGAACCGAACCGTTCGCGACAATCTCAACGGCAAGGAAGGGGCGATCCACGGTCTGCAGCTCTCCGACGCAGGATCGCCACCGCGTGCGATGGTGCTGACCGAAACGGTCCCCGACCAACCGTTTCGGATCTTTGTGCGTGGGAATCCGATCAGCCGTGGCGAGGTGGTGGAGCCGCACTTTTTGACCGCGTTAACATCGGCCACTGCAACGCCGTCGATCTTTCCCGACGGCAAGCGAAGGCGGACATTGGCTGAATCGATTGTCGATCCCAACAATCCGTTGTCGCGCCGCGTATTTGTGAACTGGGTTTGGCAACAACATTTTGGACGTGGTTTAGTCCGCACGCCCGATGACTTTGGAACTCGCAGCCAGCCGCCGACTCATCCCGAACTGCTCGACTACCTGGCGTCGACCTTCCTGGCATCCGGCGGGTCGCTGAAGCAATTGCATCGGCAGATCATGCTCTCCCAGGTCTATCAACAGGGATCGGTTGAAAATCTCGAAGCACGCAACGCGGACGCAGACAACAAATTGTTGTGGCGGATGCCTCGACGACGACTCGACTTGGAAGCGATGCGGGATTCGATGCTGGCTGTCTCCGGGGAATTGGACGTTGCGAAAATCGGTGGGCGTCCGTTTGAACTGCTCTCCCATCCCGCGGTTCCGCGACGCAGCGTGTACGGATTCGTGAACCGCGATATCGTTTCGAGCCTTGCCAGCACGTTCGACGTTGCCGACGCCAACACTTGCACTGCTCAGCGACCGGAAACGACAGTCCCGCAGCAAACCCTGTTCGCTCTCAATTCCCCCTTCATTCAGGATCGCGCAGCCGCCTTTGCGAAACTATCGGTGGATATCGAAGACCGCGCGACACGTGTGGCGGCGATGTACCAACGTGCTTTCGGACGTCCGCCGAGCCACGAAGAACGCCAAGCAGCAACCGAGTTCCTTGGCGATGCGGCATCCGACGCGGGGACATGGGACCAGTTGGCGCATGTGCTTCTGGCCAGCAATGAATTCGTTTTTGTCGACTAG
- a CDS encoding DUF1501 domain-containing protein, whose product MTDRNTQSQPALQRRQFLSRAGMGMGTLAMAGLMRDEGLAGDASTHFPGTARHVIHVFLNGGMSQVDTFDPKPELQRRGGQMLPFDNLQTERRTGVALPSPFKFQQHGESGIPVSDLFPHLSKCVDEMAVIRSMHAELPNHEMSLMLMNSGDQRLVRPSFGSWLTWGMGSANENLPGFVALCPGGLPVGGAGNWRSAFLPGVYQGTHVDTAKTDLTQLIDDVRNDRLDDDQQRRQFALLRKLNAQHLAQRPDETAIEARIQSFEMAYRMQSEATDAFDISQEPEHILKLYGEGPQNRQLLMARRLVERGVRFVQTWHGGGQPWDSHSNIEGEHRKVANQCDQGLAALIIDLKQRGLLDQTLILCSGEFGRTPSVEMGTNGSGASQGRDHNHWGYSLWMAGGGIKGGTIYGVTDEFGFKAVENPVSVHDLHATMLHLLGFDHKRLTYRFAGRDFRLTDVHGEFVREIIA is encoded by the coding sequence ATGACCGATCGAAACACGCAATCGCAACCGGCTTTACAACGCCGGCAGTTCCTGTCCCGAGCTGGAATGGGCATGGGGACGCTGGCGATGGCCGGACTGATGCGCGACGAGGGGCTCGCTGGCGACGCGTCGACTCATTTCCCGGGGACCGCTCGGCATGTGATCCATGTCTTTCTCAACGGCGGGATGTCGCAAGTCGACACGTTTGATCCGAAGCCGGAACTGCAACGCCGCGGCGGTCAGATGCTGCCGTTCGACAATCTGCAAACCGAACGGCGGACCGGCGTCGCGTTGCCTTCGCCGTTTAAGTTTCAACAGCATGGGGAGAGCGGAATCCCGGTCAGCGATCTGTTCCCGCATTTGTCGAAGTGTGTCGATGAGATGGCGGTGATCCGGTCGATGCATGCCGAATTGCCAAACCATGAGATGTCGTTGATGCTGATGAACAGTGGCGATCAACGATTGGTGCGGCCAAGTTTTGGTTCTTGGTTGACGTGGGGAATGGGGAGCGCCAACGAAAACCTGCCTGGCTTTGTCGCCTTGTGTCCTGGCGGGCTTCCCGTCGGCGGGGCGGGGAACTGGCGGTCCGCTTTTCTGCCGGGCGTCTATCAAGGGACGCACGTCGACACCGCGAAGACCGATCTGACGCAGTTGATCGACGACGTCCGCAATGACCGTTTGGATGATGACCAACAGCGGCGGCAGTTTGCTTTGCTGCGGAAACTGAATGCGCAACATTTGGCTCAACGCCCCGACGAAACCGCGATCGAAGCGAGGATTCAATCGTTTGAGATGGCTTATCGCATGCAGTCCGAAGCGACCGATGCGTTCGACATCAGCCAAGAGCCCGAACATATTTTGAAGCTATACGGCGAGGGCCCCCAGAACCGGCAACTGTTGATGGCTCGCCGACTGGTCGAACGGGGCGTTCGGTTTGTGCAAACCTGGCACGGCGGCGGGCAACCCTGGGACAGTCATTCGAACATCGAAGGGGAGCACCGCAAGGTGGCCAACCAATGCGATCAGGGACTGGCCGCGTTGATCATCGACCTGAAGCAAAGGGGGCTGTTGGATCAAACCTTGATTTTGTGCTCAGGTGAATTTGGTCGGACGCCTTCGGTCGAAATGGGGACCAATGGATCGGGGGCTTCCCAGGGGCGCGACCACAATCATTGGGGCTATTCATTGTGGATGGCCGGGGGCGGGATCAAAGGGGGTACGATCTACGGAGTTACCGACGAATTCGGTTTCAAAGCAGTCGAAAACCCCGTATCGGTTCACGACCTGCACGCCACGATGTTGCATCTTTTGGGATTCGACCATAAACGGTTGACCTACCGATTCGCCGGTCGCGACTTCCGCTTGACCGATGTGCACGGGGAATTTGTCCGAGAGATCATCGCCTGA
- a CDS encoding PSD1 and planctomycete cytochrome C domain-containing protein, translating to MRGLSKLRLSIRSVSVAFLAGTFVLSGWHVAALYADEIAAAPSDGFENSIRPLFITHCIECHGPRKAESGLRFDTRDTLLQGGDSGPAISLEMPHESLMLQALRHQDGLEMPPEEPLPEAEIAAVEAWIRAGAPWPEGVVLGGTGPSLRGGEITDQERAFWSLQPLRDPKPPTVVDPPGLSEIDRFVMRKLKEMDIKPSPPASRRDWIRRATLDLTGLPPTPEQVQSFLDDRSETAEVDRIEQLLASSAYGERWGRHWLDVVRYADTAGETADYPTPLSYKYRNWVIDALNADLPYDQFVMQQIAGDVMAHAMLAGSDADSLDADQLRRYRELLTATGFIAISRRFGFDVENYHHLTIQDTIDVLGQATLGLTLGCARCHDHKFDPVNIEDYYAWYGIFASTKYSFPGSEEKRRPYDLVPDVPPAVLAQRQREIDLQMASIESQQQPIAEQLTQLNAQIQQASGTSQFFGFEEFELGKPPSQPYLALGTVTITAASQSPFANVFRYGDRGIAFPSDTQNNAFGMTLAEALNAESTPRIEYSVDFRNTSIANQGQGAYRFYVGHGPGTSAAMELAANATTFFVKDGAQYQPVAGLKMGQWYNVHVVLDLRSQRFEGTLTSGSETSTFSVQSFTRNWDGIVDYTFVDRYGPGSGETPAHEIDDLIVSATPLASNSPLAEEKALPADAAFNLPRMFQQRRELQAIAEALQQQRDRLAVGRVAAEDQIYGAMEQSTAVNCRVQLRGEPTRLGVEVPRRNLEIFGGEAVPSDAGSGRLQLARWIVSDENPLFARVMVNRIWQQHFGRGLVGTENDFGMRGELPSHPELLDWLASRFRESGYSIKAMHRLIMTSDAYRRSSGFDSDAAKVDPESRLLWRFNRRQLTAEEIRDAMLQASGSLDPSRGMAHPFPAVESWGFSQHNPFYAVYESNRRSVYLMQQRLKRHPFLGLFDGADTNVSTARRGMTTVPTQALYLMNSKFVHEQSAAFADRVLGEFDNDAARIDRAHWIALCRPATASEQDEAVRFLNAYRVAVSTSSMPSDAADRTAWQAYLRTLISRNEFLYVD from the coding sequence TTGCGTGGACTCAGCAAACTTCGACTTTCGATCCGATCGGTCTCGGTTGCGTTCCTTGCCGGTACGTTTGTGTTGTCGGGGTGGCACGTGGCTGCGCTGTACGCTGATGAGATCGCTGCGGCACCATCCGACGGGTTCGAGAATTCGATTCGCCCTTTGTTCATCACACACTGCATCGAGTGCCATGGCCCTCGGAAGGCGGAATCGGGGTTGCGGTTCGACACGCGTGACACGCTGCTGCAAGGTGGTGACAGTGGACCGGCAATCTCGCTGGAGATGCCTCACGAGAGCCTGATGCTACAAGCTTTGCGGCATCAAGACGGATTGGAAATGCCGCCGGAAGAACCGTTGCCCGAAGCAGAGATCGCGGCTGTCGAGGCGTGGATTCGCGCCGGCGCCCCCTGGCCCGAAGGCGTCGTGTTGGGAGGGACCGGACCGTCGCTGCGTGGAGGAGAGATCACCGATCAGGAGCGGGCGTTTTGGTCGTTGCAACCGCTCCGCGATCCGAAACCTCCCACGGTCGTCGATCCGCCGGGGTTATCCGAAATCGATCGGTTTGTGATGCGGAAGTTGAAGGAGATGGATATAAAGCCGAGTCCCCCGGCATCGCGACGCGATTGGATCCGTCGCGCCACGCTGGATCTGACCGGATTGCCGCCGACGCCCGAACAAGTGCAGTCGTTTTTAGACGATCGATCGGAGACGGCCGAAGTGGATCGGATTGAACAGTTGCTGGCTTCGTCCGCTTATGGCGAACGCTGGGGCCGCCATTGGTTGGACGTTGTGCGGTACGCCGACACCGCTGGCGAGACGGCCGACTACCCAACGCCACTCAGCTACAAGTATCGCAATTGGGTGATCGACGCGCTCAACGCAGACCTTCCCTACGACCAATTTGTGATGCAGCAGATTGCTGGCGATGTGATGGCCCACGCGATGCTCGCCGGTTCCGACGCCGATTCGCTTGACGCCGATCAACTGCGTCGGTACCGCGAGCTGTTAACCGCTACTGGGTTTATCGCGATCTCACGCCGCTTCGGCTTCGATGTTGAAAACTATCATCATCTGACGATTCAAGACACCATCGATGTCCTGGGGCAAGCGACGTTGGGACTGACGCTCGGTTGTGCCCGTTGCCACGACCACAAGTTTGATCCCGTCAACATCGAAGACTACTACGCCTGGTATGGCATCTTCGCCAGCACAAAGTATTCGTTTCCAGGATCCGAAGAAAAGCGTCGCCCGTACGATCTTGTGCCCGATGTGCCCCCGGCGGTGTTGGCTCAGCGACAACGAGAGATCGATCTGCAAATGGCGTCGATCGAATCGCAACAGCAACCGATCGCCGAACAACTGACGCAACTTAACGCTCAGATTCAGCAAGCTTCCGGCACGTCGCAGTTTTTCGGTTTTGAAGAGTTTGAACTGGGCAAGCCACCGTCGCAGCCCTATCTGGCACTGGGAACCGTGACGATCACCGCCGCATCGCAAAGTCCCTTCGCCAACGTTTTCCGTTACGGCGATCGCGGGATCGCGTTTCCCAGCGACACGCAAAACAACGCCTTTGGTATGACGTTGGCCGAAGCTTTGAATGCCGAATCCACGCCGCGGATCGAATACAGCGTCGATTTCCGCAACACCTCAATTGCCAACCAAGGACAAGGAGCGTATCGCTTCTACGTCGGTCACGGCCCGGGCACGTCCGCTGCGATGGAATTAGCAGCCAACGCGACGACGTTTTTCGTTAAGGATGGCGCCCAGTACCAACCGGTCGCGGGTCTGAAGATGGGGCAATGGTACAACGTGCACGTTGTCCTGGATCTGCGCAGCCAACGTTTCGAAGGGACACTGACGTCGGGATCGGAGACGTCAACGTTTTCCGTTCAATCATTTACCCGCAATTGGGATGGAATCGTCGACTACACATTTGTCGATCGCTACGGCCCCGGCAGCGGTGAGACTCCCGCACACGAGATCGATGATCTGATCGTCTCGGCGACACCACTTGCGTCCAACAGTCCGCTGGCGGAAGAGAAAGCCTTGCCAGCGGATGCGGCATTCAATCTGCCACGCATGTTCCAACAGCGACGGGAACTGCAAGCAATTGCCGAAGCGTTGCAGCAACAACGCGATCGACTGGCCGTCGGTCGGGTCGCTGCGGAAGATCAAATCTATGGCGCGATGGAGCAATCGACGGCGGTTAACTGCCGCGTTCAATTGCGGGGCGAACCGACACGATTGGGGGTCGAGGTGCCGCGTCGGAATTTGGAGATTTTTGGAGGCGAAGCGGTTCCTTCGGATGCGGGGAGCGGGCGTCTGCAACTGGCGCGGTGGATCGTCAGCGACGAAAATCCGTTGTTCGCGCGGGTGATGGTCAATCGCATCTGGCAACAGCATTTCGGACGCGGTCTGGTCGGAACCGAAAACGATTTTGGAATGCGTGGCGAACTGCCATCGCATCCGGAACTGCTCGATTGGTTGGCGAGTCGCTTTCGCGAGTCGGGGTATTCGATCAAAGCGATGCACCGATTGATCATGACGAGTGATGCCTATCGTCGATCCAGCGGGTTTGATTCCGATGCCGCGAAGGTCGATCCAGAATCGCGGCTGTTGTGGCGATTCAACCGCCGACAATTGACCGCCGAGGAGATTCGCGATGCGATGTTGCAGGCCAGCGGAAGTTTGGATCCAAGCCGAGGGATGGCGCATCCGTTTCCTGCGGTCGAAAGCTGGGGCTTCTCGCAACACAATCCGTTCTACGCTGTCTACGAATCTAATCGGCGAAGCGTCTATCTGATGCAACAGCGGCTGAAACGCCATCCGTTCCTTGGCCTGTTCGATGGTGCCGACACCAACGTTAGTACGGCGCGACGCGGGATGACGACGGTCCCGACTCAGGCGTTGTATTTGATGAACAGCAAATTTGTTCACGAGCAATCCGCGGCGTTTGCAGATCGTGTTCTCGGGGAGTTCGATAATGATGCGGCGCGGATCGACCGCGCGCATTGGATTGCACTCTGCCGCCCCGCGACAGCGTCCGAACAGGACGAAGCGGTTCGCTTTTTAAACGCCTATCGCGTGGCGGTCTCCACTTCATCGATGCCATCGGACGCGGCCGATCGCACCGCTTGGCAGGCCTATTTGCGGACTCTGATTTCGCGGAATGAATTTCTTTATGTGGACTAA